The proteins below come from a single Eucalyptus grandis isolate ANBG69807.140 chromosome 3, ASM1654582v1, whole genome shotgun sequence genomic window:
- the LOC104434180 gene encoding disease resistance protein RUN1, which yields MKRINSVPFCLRIRNCSGDRTACHSSSDFRTDPGAATTTSPGKLLLERPGEPKPPHGAAVEAARGGGGGGLIGQNAKWVFRGEERKERGARREKGLVVALGRMDRRTMMDKKENFAWGQLTKSKRGDSESTSRTDDAFGEENEALRRDSESTSRTDDVSGEENEAFNTSGTEYDVFLSFRGPDTRNNFTDCLYRRLRLVGFHVFLDNEELRVGKEIGGELLKALNKSRIYIPIFSHDYAGSSWCLREVAHMEKCTSKSNGKKEILPIFYDVDPDDVKLKTKLYKNAIAKYEEKFGPDELKRWEAALVKVARLKGWDLKRKGQGELIDLVVEEVFCKLKARYVDVPKYLIEDHSQIKAITEKVEVDSDGVRFLGIHGGGGIGKTVLARIVFNRLSHHFDGVSFLNDVRESSKHDFINLQKKLLSSFVGSVIADQIKDIEDGMRWIKKVCNTKKCLIVLDDLDNKEQLEKLAGESDWFGSGSRIIITTRDKSILMTQVESSKERGQNQTKGILAYEVREMEYGQALQLFCKHAFRRDSPVEGYDHLAEKIVRRVGMLPLAVEVIGSSLYCESLVLEEHLDKIELWKDTLKQLDEGPYKDVRDALMISYDRLEPKHKERNPDVEALSLTSNGYSRNFTPEEFAALPNLRFLRVKESDFCGDFENLLLELRWLSWQTWERTFHANNFHFSNLLVLDLSDSNIRDDWGGWSQMKMDRLKILDMTGCVRLKKTPQFSNFLSLEKLILAGCIELTTIDRSIGKLEHLTTLNIKGCRLLEELPKEVGALQSLTEVIMPQTFQCFKLSEAFGNLKSLLSLILDEHLGISQLPSYIGGLVKVTYLSLRWCVGIEKLPCSLGKMEMLVKLDLSMSGIVELPDSIGDMKKLKVIRVSYTMIRKFPRTIGQVEILEELHAKKCWDLTDENLEEIGKLSHLKILDLSYTHVSRFPKVLGCLSHLHTLELGSSDLQEVPDLPSNLTRLHMQARQFQSILDLSSLVNLDYLELSRLTVSREEPDPSWTNNLPVEQLIHPLPSGLSTLKCRGIMLLPSLSNLRKLSVLCVIEYPMPYFSISQELMHLTELKLSKCKFVEIIYVPCLKNLQHLELNRLDRLVKIEGLSELASLLYFRISNCYRIKRLPNLSKLDKLQHIELEACPKIQAIEGIKGLERLVWDNRGCIVLERLLDVARLTWISRKTPECQVFLSFNGLDTSYSIVDVLYKNLVRNQISVIRDDDILSFGDGIGEELPQALNDYHIYIPFLSKNYASNWWCLRELAHMVKCTSNSHGKKIILPIFYDVEVDDVNLKSALYRSALDKHRWKFGNEVEEWEMALREIAHIRRFNMNGNSHGELIESVVREVSRKLRGKNVDVLEHLIEDHSQIEEIIDKLDVDFGGVRFVGIHGMGGIGKTTLAKVVFNKLLLQFDSVSFLHNVRESSRHSLDGLVNLQKKLLSNVIGSGDTVRIKDIGDGMAQIKRVCRTKKVLIVLDDLDKKEQLQKLAGKSDWFGSGSRIIITTRDESILMTQVESSGEVVLNQPKGILAYEVYEMEFGRALQLFCQHAFRRDHPIGGYEHLAEKIVRRVGMLPLAVVEIGSSLCSSQKIGEWKDKLMQLNKGPLKVVCDAFYEGLADEEKEVFLDIACFFTNEDQTYPYIMWDDCQSAISVLLQQSLIKIRDNKFWMHDQLRDLGRKIILEKYPHKCRRVWIHEHVVAMLWERKERNQGLEALSLTSSGGWRSIYTAEELAAASKLRFLRMKGLDGIFENLLAKPERPFGETLWAAFHANNFHFSNLVMFDLSDSNIGDGWDGWSQMKTAKKLKVLDLRNCKCLTRTPDLSDFLDLEILILAGCSKLITVDCSISKLQLLKTLNMDGCDSVEEMPEEIGSLESLIEFIFSGSSKLVTLTKSFGNLKSLSTFSVNYCKGMNKLSHSIGGLAKITCFSIKGCEGIKKLPHSLWGLESLVKLDLSFSGIDSLPDDIGNLKKLKAIKMGHTKLKRLPNAIGQLEMLEELHCPECPDLSGKVPNAIGNLFHLQILDFSGTRIFGLLATITHLSHLEELRVGIVRILRVESQMQLADYLT from the exons GAGGACT ATgatggacaaaaaagaaaactttgcttgGGGACAACTCACGAAATCGAAGAGGGGGGACTCGGAGTCAACCTCGAGAACAGATGATGCGTTTGGAGAAGAGAACGAGGCGCTAAGGAGGGACTCGGAGTCAACCTCAAGAACGGACGATGTGTCAGGAGAAGAGAACGAGGCGTTCAACACATCGGGAACAGAGTACgacgtgttcttgagtttcCGGGGACCAGACACACGCAACAACTTCACCGATTGCCTTTACCGTAGATTGAGACTCGTTGGATTCCATGTCTTTCTAGACAACGAAGAACTCCGAGTAGGTAAAGAAATCGGTGGAGAGCTTTTGAAAGCACTTAACAAGTCTCGaatctacatacccatcttctctcaCGATTATGCTGGCAGTTCGTGGTGTCTCCGTGAGGTTGCGCATATGGAAAAATGCACCTCAAAATCAAATGGGAAGAAAGAGATACTTCCCATCTTTTATGATGTGGACCCTGATGATGTTAAACTCAAAACCAAATTGTACAAAAATGCCATAGCCAAGTACGAGGAGAAATTCGGCCCCGATGAACTGAAGCGGTGGGAAGCTGCTCTTGTAAAGGTTGCACGTCTCAAGGGATGGGATCTTAAACGGAAAGg CCAAGGGGAACTAATAGACTTGGTTGTTGAAGAGGTATTCTGTAAGCTTAAGGCCAGATACGTGGATGTGCCTAAATATTTGATTGAAGATCATTCCCAGATAAAAGCCATAACAGAAAAGGTGGAAGTTGACTCTGATGGTGTACGTTTCCTTGGTATTCATGGAGGGGGTGGCATTGGTAAAACAGTACTTGCAAGGATTGTGTTCAACAGATTATCTCATCACTTTGACGGTGTTAGTTTCCTTAATGATGTTCGAGAATCATCAAAGCATGATTTTATAAACTTGCAAAAAAAGTTATTATCAAGTTTTGTTGGTTCTGTGATTGCTGACCAAATTAAAGATATTGAGGATGGGATGCGTTGGATCAAGAAAGTATgcaatacaaaaaaatgtctcATCGTTCTTGATGATTTAGACAATAAAGAGCAACTTGAAAAGCTAGCTGGAGAATCTGATTGGTTTGGTTCTGGTAGTAGGATCATTATCACAACTAGGGACAAAAGTATCCTGATGACTCAAGTGGAATCATCTAAGGAACGAGgccaaaatcaaaccaaaggaATTTTGGCTTATGAAGTTCGTGAGATGGAATATGGTCAAGCACTTCAGCTATTTTGTAAGCATGCATTCAGAAGAGACTCTCCTGTAGAAGGATATGACCATCTTGCAGAGAAAATTGTTCGTAGAGTGGGGATGCTTCCTTTGGCTGTCGAGGTGATAGGTTCATCTCTTTATTGTGAGAGCTTGGTCCTGGAGGAACATCTTGATAAAATAGAGCTATGGAAAGACACATTAAAGCAATTAGATGAAGGTCCTTACAAGGATGTCCGAGATGCATTAATGATAAGTTATGATCGATTGGAGCCTAAGCACAAAGAA AGAAATCCAGATGTAGAAGCACTAAGCCTGACTTCCAATGGCTATAGCCGCAACTTTACACCTGAAGAGTTTGCTGCTCTACCAAATCTAAGGTTCCTTCGAGTGAAAGAGTCTGATTTTTGTGGTGACTTTGAGAATCTTCTTTTGGagctaagatggctttcttggcaaaCATGGGAAAGAACTTTCCATGCGAATAACTTTCACTTTAGCAATTTGCTCGTGCTCGACCTTTCGGATAGCAATATTAGAGATGATTGGGGTGGGTGGAGCCAGATGAAG ATGGATAGATTGAAGATTCTAGATATGACGGGTTGCGTAAGGTTAAAAAAGACACCCCAGTTCTCTAATTTCTTGTCTTTGGAGAAGCTAATTCTTGCTGGGTGTATCGAGTTAACCACAATTGACCGCTCCATTGGTAAGTTAGAACACCTAACTACTTTGAATATCAAAGGATGCAGGTTGCTTGAGGAGTTACCCAAAGAAGTCGGTGCTCTACAATCTTTGACAGAGGTTATCATGCCCCAAACTTTTCAATGCTTCAAACTTTCAGAGGCATTTGGCAATCTGAAATCTTTGTTGAGTTTGATACTAGACGAGCACCTTGGAATCAGCCAACTTCCAAGCTATATTGGAGGGTTAGTGAAAGTTACATATTTATCTTTACGCTGGTGTGTGGGGATAGAGAAGCTTCCATGCTCTCTTGGAAAAATGGAAATGTTGGTCAAGTTGGATTTATCAATGTCAGGAATAGTTGAACTACCTGATTCCATCGGAGATATGAAGAAACTAAAAGTCATTAGAGTAAGTTATACAATGATAAGAAAGTTTCCTCGTACAATCGGACAGGTGGAGATACTTGAAGAGTTACATGCCAAGAAATGTTGGGATCTGACAGATGAAAATCTAGAGGAAATTGGGAAGCTATCCCATTTGAAGATATTGGACTTATCATATACTCATGTATCTAGATTCCCCAAGGTGCTAGGTTGTCTCTCTCATCTCCACACACTTGAATTGGGTTCGAGTGACCTTCAGGAAGTACCTGATCTTCCCTCAAATTTGACACGCCTTCACATGCAAGCACGTCAGTTCCAATCTATACTTGACCTCTCAAGTCTCGTTAATTTAGATTATCTGGAATTATCTAGATTAACTGTTTCAAGAGAGGAACCTGACCCAAGTTGGACAAACAATTTGCCAGTAGAACAACTGATCCATCCGCTTCCAAGTGGCTTGTCAACTTTGAAATGTAGGGGCATCATGCTACTACCATCTCTTTCCAACTTAAGAAAATTATCAGTTCTGTGTGTCATTGAATATCCAATGCCATACTTCTCTATCTCTCAGGAGCTAATGCATTTAACGGAATTGAAACTAAGTAAGTGCAAATTTGTTGAGATAATATATGTGCCATGCTTGAAGAATCTACAGCACTTGGAACTAAACAGATTAGACAGGCTGGTTAAGATTGAAGGTTTGTCAGAATTGGCATCCTTGTTGTACTTTCGTATTTCTAACTGCTATAGGATAAAAAGGTTACCCAATTTATCAAAGTTAGATAAGCTGCAACACATTGAGCTAGAAGCTTGTCCGAAAATACAAGCGATTGAGGGCATCAAGGGCTTAGAAAGGTTGGTGTGGGATAATCGTGGTTGCATTGTACTAGAGAGATTGCTGGATGTCGCAAGATTGACTTGGATTTCCCGTAAAACACCAGAGTGCCAGGTTTTCCTGAGTTTTAATGGACTGGACACTTCTTATAGCATTGTTGATGTCCTTTACAAGAATCTGGTTCGTAACCAAATTTCGGTTATCAGGGATGATGACATATTGAGCTTTGGTGATGGAATTGGCGAAGAGCTTCCGCAAGCACTCAACGACTATCATATCTACATACCCTTCTTATCTAAGAACTATGCTTCTAACTGGTGGTGTCTCCGTGAATTAGCCCACATGGTAAAATGCACGTCAAACTCacatgggaaaaaaataatcctgcccattttctatgatgtggaGGTTGATGATGTTAATCTTAAAAGCGCTTTGTACAGAAGTGCCCTAGATAAGCATAGGTGGAAATTTGGCAACGAAGTGGAGGAATGGGAAATGGCTCTAAGAGAGATCGCACACATAAGGCGGTTCAACATGAATGGTAACAG CCATGGAGAACTAATTGAATCGGTTGTTAGAGAGGTTTCACGCAAGCTTAGGGGCAAAAATGTTGATGTCCTTGAACATTTGATTGAGGATCACAGTCAGATAGAAGAGATAATAGATAAATTGGATGTTGACTTTGGTGGTGTGCGTTTTGTTGGGATACATGGAATGGGTGGTATCGGTAAAACAACACTTGCGAAGGTTGTGTTCAACAAATTACTTCTTCAATTTGATAGTGTTAGTTTCCTCCACAACGTTCGAGAATCATCCCGACATAGTCTTGATGGTCTTGTAAACTTACAGAAAAAGTTATTATCGAATGTTATTGGTTCTGGGGATACTGTCCGAATCAAAGACATAGGTGATGGGATGGCTCAAATCAAGAGAGTATGTAGGACTAAAAAGGTCctcattgttcttgatgatcTAGACAAGAAAGAGCAGCTCCAAAAGTTAGCCGGAAAATCCGATTGGTTTGGTTCGGGTAGCAGGATCATTATCACAACTAGGGACGAAAGTATCTTGATGACTCAAGTGGAATCATCCGGTGAAGTGGTCCTAAATCAACCTAAAGGAATTTTGGCTTATGAAGTTTATGAAATGGAATTTGGTCGAGCACTTCAATTGTTTTGTCAGCATGCATTCAGAAGAGACCATCCCATAGGAGGATATGAGCATCTTGCAGAGAAAATTGTTCGTAGAGTGGGAATGCTTCCTTTGGCTGTAGTGGAGATAGGTTCAAGTCTATGTTCTAGTCAAAAAATTGGAGAATGGAAAGATAAGTTGATGCAATTAAATAAAGGTCCTTTGAAGGTTGTTTGCGATGCATTTTATGAAGGATTGGCAGATGAGGAAAAAGaagtatttttggatattgcttgctttttcacCAACGAGGACCAAACGTATCCATATATCATGTGGGATGATTGTCAGAGTGCAATTAGTGTCCTCCTCCAACAATCCTTGataaaaattagagataataaattttggatgcatgaccaattgCGAGATCTGGGAAGGAAAATCATACTTGAAAAATATCCTCACAAATGTAGGAGGGTGTGGATTCATGAGCATGTTGTAGCAATGCTATGGGAGAGAAAAGAG AGAAATCAAGGTCTGGAAGCGCTAAGCCTGACTTCTAGTGGTGGCTGGAGGAGCATCTATACGGCTGAAGAATTAGCTGCTGCATCAAAATTAAGGTTCCTTAGAATGAAAGGCCTAGATGGCATCTTTGAGAATCTTCTTGCAAAGCCAGAAAGGCCTTTTGGGGAAACATTGTGGGCGGCTTTTCATGCAAATAACTTTCACTTCAGTAATTTGGTCATGTTTGACCTTTCAGATAGCAACATTGGAGATGGTTGGGATGGATGGAGCCAAATGAAG ACGGCAAAAAAGCTGAAAGTTTTGGACCTGAGAAACTGCAAATGCTTAACAAGGACACCTGACTTGTCTGACTTCCTAGATTTGGAGATATTGATACTTGCTGGCTGCTCCAAGTTAATTACGGTTGATTGCTCAATTAGTAAGCTACAATTGTTAAAAACTCTGAATATGGATGGATGTGACTCTGTTGAGGAAATGCCTGAAGAGATTGGTTCTTTAGAATCTTTGATTGAGTTCATCTTCTCCGGATCTTCCAAATTGGTCACACTCACAAAGAGTTTTGggaatttgaaatctttgtcaACCTTCAGTGTAAATTATTGCAAGGGAATGAACAAACTCTCGCACTCTATTGGAGGATTAGCAAAAATCACTTGTTTCTCTATAAAAGGATGTGAGGGGATAAAGAAGCTCCCACACTCTCTTTGGGGCTTAGAATCATTAGTCAAGTTGGATTTGTCATTCTCAGGCATAGACAGTCTCCCTGATGACATTGGAAATCTAAAGAAACTTAAAGCCATCAAGATGGGACATACAAAGTTAAAAAGGTTACCAAACGCAATTGGACAGCTAGAGATGCTTGAAGAGTTACATTGCCCAGAGTGTCCAGATCTATCAGGCAAAGTCCCAAATGCTATTGGGAATCTTTTCCATTTGCAGATCTTAGACTTCTCTGGTACTCGTATTTTTGGTTTACTTGCCACGatcactcatctctctcacctagaagagttacgtgtGGGGATTGTGAGGATCTTACGGGTAGAATCCCAGATGCAATTGGCAGACTATCTcacttga
- the LOC120291933 gene encoding LRR receptor-like serine/threonine-protein kinase GSO1: MGKIPDAIGRLSRLRILHFSGTRILGLLSTITHLSCLEELRVQDCWDLTAKIPDAIGGLSHLKILNFFGTRISGLPATITHLSHLEELRVRDCGDLTGKIPYAIGKLSRLRILDFSGTRISGLPATITHLSRLEELRVGDCEDLTGKILDAIGRLSHLRILDFSGTRISGLPATITHLSHLEELRVRDCGDLTGKIPYAISKLSHLRILDFSGTRIFSLLAGIIYLHHLEELRVGDCEDLTGEIPDAIGGLSHLRILDISGTRIFDLSTMITHLSYLEELRVRDCGDLTGKIPNAISKLSRLRILDFSGTHIFGLLATITHLSHLEELRVGDCEDLPAKIPDAIDKLSCLRILNFYGTRISGLPATITHLSHLEELRVRDCGDLTGKIPYAIGRLSHLRILDFSGTRISSLPATITHLSHLEELRVGDCEDLTGKIPYAIGRLSHLRILDFSGTCIFSLLATIAHLSHLEELRVRECEDLTGKIPDAIGRLSHLRILHFSGTRILGLLATITHFSCLEELHVQNCWDLTAKIPYAIGELSRLKILNFSGTRISGLPATITHLSHLEELHVRDCGDLTGKIPDAIGRLSRLRILDFFGTRISGLLATITHLSRLEELRVGDCEDLMGKIPCAIGRLSRLRILNFSGTCISGLPATITNLSHLEELRVRDCGDLTGKFPYAIGKLSRLRILDFSGTRIFSLLVGIIYLHHLEELRVGDCEDLTGEITNAIGGLSRLRILDISGTRISDLPAMITHLSHLEELRVRDCGDLTGKISNAIGRLSRLRILDFSGTRISGLPATITHLSHLEELRVGDCEDLTAKIPHAIDRLSRLRILNFSGTRISGLPATITHLSHLEELRVRDCGDLTGKIPDAIGRLSRLRILDFSSTRISGLPATITHLSRLEELRVGDCEDLTGKIPDAISRLSHLRILDFSGTRISSLLATITHLSHLEELRVRDCGDLMGKIPDAIGGLSRLRILDFSSTCISGLPATITHLSHLEELRVGDCEDLTGEIPYAIGGLSRLRILDFSGTRIFSLPSTITHLSHLEELRVRECEDLMGKIPDAIGRLSRLRILHFSGTHIFSLHAIITHLSYLEELCVRECEDLTGKIPDTIGRLSRLRILHFSGTCISSLPFTIIHLSHLEELRVRDCGNVTAKILNAIWGLSRLRILDFSGTRIFGLPATITHLSHLEELRVRDCGDLTGKIPGMIGKLSRLRILDFSSTRISGLLAMIAHLSRLEELRVGDCEDLTGKIPDAIGRLSRLRILDFSGTRISDLPATITYLSHLEELRVRDCGDLTGNILDAIGGLSRLRILDFSGTRISSLPATVTHLSHLEELRVRNCGDLTGKIPDAIGGLSRLRILDFFGTRISGLPATIAHLSHLEELHVGDCEDLTSKVSNGIGRLSRLRILDFSGTRISDLPATITHLSHHLEELHVQDC, from the coding sequence ATGGGCAAAATCCCAGATGCAATTGGTAGACTATCCCGCTTGAGGATCTTGCACTTCTCTGGTACTCGTATTTTGGGTTTGCTTTCCACGATCACTCATCTCTCTTGCCTCGAAGAGTTACGTGTCCAGGATTGTTGGGATCTTACGGCTAAAATCCCAGATGCAATTGGGGGACTATCTCACTTGAAGATCTTGAACTTCTTTGGTACTCGTATTTCTGGTTTGCCTGCCACGatcactcatctctctcacctagaagagttacgtgtccGGGATTGTGGGGATCTTACGGGTAAAATCCCATATGCAATTGGCAAACTATCtcgcttgaggatcttggacttctctggTACTCGTATTTCTGGTTTGCCAGCCACGATCACTCATCTCTCTCgcctagaagagttacgtgtGGGGGATTGTGAGGATCTTACTGGTAAAATCCTAGATGCAATTGGCAGACTATCCCatttgaggatcttggacttctctggTACTCGTATTTCTGGTTTGCCTGCCACGatcactcatctctctcacctagaagagttacgtgtccGGGATTGTGGGGATCTTACGGGTAAAATCCCATATGCAATCAGCAAACTATCTCAcctgaggatcttggacttctctggTACTCGTATTTTTAGTTTGCTTGCTGGGATCATTTATCTCCatcacctagaagagttacgtgtGGGGGATTGTGAGGATCTTACGGGTGAAATCCCAGATGCAATTGGGGGACTATCCcacttgaggatcttggacatCTCCGGTACTCGTATTTTCGATTTGTCTACCATGATCACTCATCTCTCTTACTtagaagagttacgtgtccGGGATTGTGGGGATCttacgggaaaaatcccaaatgcAATCAGCAAACTATCtcgcttgaggatcttggacttctctggTACTCATATTTTTGGTTTACTTGCCACGatcactcatctctctcacctagaagagttacgtgtGGGGGATTGTGAGGATCTTCCGGCTAAAATCCCAGATGCAATTGATAAACTATCCTGCTTGAGGATCTTGAACTTCTATGGTACTCGTATTTCTGGATTGCCTGCCACGatcactcatctctctcacctagaagagttacgtgtccGGGATTGTGGGGATCTTACAGGTAAAATCCCATATGCAATCGGTAGACTATCTcacttgaggatcttggacttctctggTACTCGTATTTCTAGTTTGCCTGCCACAatcactcatctctctcacctagaagagttacgtgtGGGGGATTGTGAGGATCTTACGGGTAAAATCCCATATGCAATTGGCAGACTATCCcacttgaggatcttggacttctctggTACTTGTATTTTTAGTTTGCTTGCTACAAtcgctcatctctctcacctagaagagttacgtgtccGAGAATGTGAGGATCTAACGGGCAAAATCCCAGATGCAATTGGCAGACTATCCCACTTGAGGATCTTGCACTTCTCTGGTACTCGTATTTTGGGTTTGCTTGCCACGATCACTCATTTCTCTTGCCTAGAAGAGTTACATGTCCAGAATTGTTGGGATCTTACGGCTAAAATTCCATATGCAATTGGGGAACTATCTCGCTTGAAGATCTTGAACTTCTCTGGTACTCGTATTTCTGGTTTGCCTGCCACAatcactcatctctctcacctagaagagttacatGTCCGGGATTGTGGGGATCTTACGGGTAAAATCCCAGATGCAATCGGCAGACTATCtcgcttgaggatcttggacttctttGGTACTCGTATTTCTGGTTTGCTTGCCACGATCACTCATCTCTCTCgcctagaagagttacgtgtGGGGGATTGTGAGGATCTTATGGGTAAAATCCCATGTGCAATTGGTAGACTATCCCGCTTGAGGATCTTGAACTTCTCTGGTACTTGTATTTCCGGTTTGCCTGCCACGATCACTaatctctctcacctagaagagttacgtgtcAGGGATTGTGGGGATCTTACGGGTAAATTCCCATATGCAATCGGTAAACTATCtcgcttgaggatcttggacttctctggTACTCGTATTTTTAGTTTGCTTGTCGGGATCATTTATCTCCatcacctagaagagttacgtgtGGGGGATTGTGAGGATCTTACGGGTGAAATCACAAATGCAATTGGGGGACTATCtcgcttgaggatcttggacatCTCTGGTACTCGTATTTCTGATTTGCCTGCCATGatcactcatctctctcacttagaagagttacgtgtccGGGATTGTGGGGATCTTACGGGTAAAATCTCAAATGCAATCGGCAGACTATCtcgcttgaggatcttggacttctctggTACTCGTATTTCTGGTTTACCTGCCACGatcactcatctctctcacctagaagagttacgtgtGGGGGATTGTGAGGATCTTACAGCTAAAATCCCACATGCAATTGATAGACTATCCCGCTTGAGGATCTTGAACTTCTCTGGTACTCGTATTTCTGGTTTGCCTGCCACGatcactcatctctctcacctagaagagttacgtgtccGGGATTGTGGGGATCTTACGGGTAAAATCCCAGATGCAATCGGCAGACTATCtcgcttgaggatcttggacttctctagTACTCGTATTTCTGGTTTGCCTGCCACGATCACTCATCTCTCTCgcctagaagagttacgtgtGGGGGATTGTGAGGATCTTACAGGTAAAATCCCAGATGCAATTAGCAGACTATCCcacttgaggatcttggacttctctggTACTCGTATTTCTAGTTTGCTTGCCACGatcactcatctctctcacctagaagagttacgtgtccGGGATTGTGGGGATCTTATGGGTAAAATCCCAGATGCAATTGGGGGACTATCtcgcttgaggatcttggacttctctagTACTTGTATTTCTGGTTTGCCTGCAACGatcactcatctctctcacctagaagagttacgtgtAGGGGATTGTGAGGATCTTACGGGTGAAATCCCATATGCAATTGGGGGACTATCCCGCTTGAGAATCTTGGACTTCTCTGGTACTCGTATTTTTAGTTTGCCTTCCACAatcactcatctctctcacctagaagagttacgtgtccGAGAATGTGAGGATCTAATGGGCAAAATCCCAGATGCAATTGGCAGACTATCCCGCTTGAGGATCTTGCACTTCTCCGGTACCCATATTTTTAGTTTGCATGCCATAATCACTCATCTCTCTTACCTCGAAGAGTTATGTGTCCGAGAATGTGAGGATCTAACAGGCAAAATCCCAGATACAATTGGCAGACTATCCCGCTTGAGGATCTTGCACTTCTCTGGTACTTGTATTTCTAGTTTGCCTTTCACAATCAttcatctctctcacctagaagagttacgtgtccGGGATTGTGGGAATGTTACGGCTAAAATCTTAAATGCAATATGGGGACTATCtcgcttgaggatcttggacttctctggTACTCGTATTTTTGGTTTGCCTGCCACAatcactcatctctctcacctagaagagttacgtgtccGGGATTGTGGGGATCTTACGGGTAAAATCCCAGGTATGATTGGCAAACTATCccgcttgaggatcttggacttctctagTACTCGTATTTCTGGTTTGCTTGCCATGATCGCTCATCTCTCTCgcctagaagagttacgtgtGGGGGATTGTGAGGATCTTACGGGTAAAATCCCAGATGCAATTGGCAGACTATCccgcttgaggatcttggacttctctggTACTCGTATTTCTGATTTGCCTGCCACGATCACTTATCTCTCTCATctagaagagttacgtgtccGGGATTGTGGGGATCTTACGGGTAACATCCTAGATGCAATTGGGGGATTATCccgcttgaggatcttggacttctctggTACTCGTATTTCTAGTTTGCCTGCCACGGtcactcatctctctcacctagaagagttacgtgtTCGGAATTGTGGTGATCTTACGGGTAAAATCCCAGATGCAATTGGAGGACTATCtcgcttgaggatcttggacttctttGGTACTCGTATTTCTGGTTTGCCTGCCACGAtcgctcatctctctcacctagaagagttacatGTGGGGGATTGTGAGGATCTTACGAGTAAAGTTTCAAATGGAATCGGCAGGCTATCCCgtttgaggatcttggacttctctggTACTCGTATTTCTGATTTGCCTGCCACAATCACTCATCTCTCTCATCACCTAGAAGAGCTACATGTCCAGGATTGTTAG